GGACGAAGACGACCGGCGAGAGGGGCCGGAAGGTTCCCGTCCCCTCCAGGCGCATCGGAAAGGCGCGGAAGGTCCGCGCGACCTCCGCCAGGTGGGCGCGGATCGCCGGCAGCCGGTCCGCCTCCACCTCGGTGGGCGGTACGAGGGTGACGTGCGTGGGGATGCCGTACGCGGCGGCGTCCCCGAAGCCGGCGCGCAGCTCCTGGAGCTGGCGGCCGTACGGCTCCGGGACCGCGATCGAAACGCCGAGCGTTACGGTCCCCACGTGTGTCTCCTCCGTGTGTGTACGAGGTGCTGCCGCATCAGTGTGGCGGCAGCACCCCCTCGGCCGCCAGGGGCCTCGGTCCGTCAGTGCTTCGCGGGCAGGAACCCGAGCCGGTCGTAGGCCTGCGCCAGGGTCTCGGCGGCGACCGCCCGGGCCTTCTCCGCGCCCTTGGCCAGCAAGGAGTCCAGGGTCTCCGGGTCGTCCAGGTACTCCTGGGTGCGCTGCTTGAAGGGTGTGACGAAATCGACCATCACGCCGGCCAGGTCGGTCTTCAGCGCGCCGTACCCCTTGCCCTCGTAGCGGGCCTCCAGGGCCGGGATCGACTCGCCCGTGAGGGTGGAGTAGATCGTGAGCAGGTTGCTGACGCCGGGCTTGTTCGCGGTGTCGAAGCGGATCTCGGCCTCGGTGTCGGTGACCGCGCTCTTGATCTTCTTCTCGGTGACCTTGGGCTCGTCGAGGAGGTTGATCAGGCCCTTGGGGGAGGACGCGGACTTCGACATCTTGATCGAGGGGTCCTGGAGGTCGTAGATCTTCGCGACCTCCTTGACGATGTGCGCCGCCGGGAGGGTGAAGGTCTGCCCGAACCGCTGGTTGAAGCGCTCGGCCAGGTCGCGGGTCAGCTCGATGTGCTGGCGCTGGTCCTCGCCGACCGGGACGGCGTTCGCCTGGTAGAGGAGGATGTCGGCGACCTGGAGGATCGGGTACGTGAACAGGCCGACGGTGGCGTTGTTCGCACCCTGCTTGGCGGACTTGTCCTTGAACTGGGTCATCCGGCTGGCCTCGCCGAAGCCGGTGATGCAGTTCATGACCCAGCCGAGCTGCGCGTGCTCCGGGACGTGGCTCTGGATGAAGAGCGTGCAGCGCTCGGGGTCCAGGCCGGCGGCGAGGAGCTGCGCAGCGGAGAGGCGGGTGTTCGCGCGCAGTTCCTTCGGATCCTGCGGCATGGTGATCGCGTGCAGGTCGACGACCATGTAGAAGGCGTCGTGCGTCTCCTGTAGGGCGACGTACTGGCGGATGGCTCCGAGGTAGTTCCCGAGGTGGAACGAGCCGGAGGTGGGCTGGATGCCGGAGAGCGCGCGAGGACGATCAGAAGCCATGGCTTCATTCTCTCAGGTGCGGGGGCGGGCTCGGGCCCGCCGCTGGCCGGAACCTTCCGCGGGTCCCGGCCCGCGCCCGTGCCGCCGCCGGGCCCGTGCCCGCGTACCGGGCAGTAGCGGGGCGGCCGGATCCCGCCCCGGCCGAGCGACCGATTTTTGACGGCCTCCGGTCGCCGGGTGCGGGGGGTGGGCCGCTGCGCGGAGCTGTCCCCTACCCGCCCTTCCACCGTTCCCCGGGGCGCCGCCCGGGCCCCGCGCCTCAAACGCCGGCGAGGCTGGATGTGGCCGAGCCGCAGTCGCACGTGCAGCCCGTTCCGGCCCCGCCGGCGTCTCCCGGCGGGCTGGTTGCCGCGCAGCGGCATATCCAGCCTCGCCTGGGGGCACCTCCCAGCGGTAGCTGGGGGAGTTTGAGGCGCGGGGTCCGGGGCGGAGCCCCAGGAGCGGCGCCGCGGGTCAGGACAGGGGGAGGCCCGGGGCCGGGAAGGCGGCCATCAGGGAGGCGACCTCCGCGCGGATCGCGGCGAGGGCCGGCTCGTCGGCCTTGGCGGCGGCGTCGACCGCGCGGGAGATCCACTCCGCGACCAGCGGCATGTGGGCCACCCCGAGCCCCCGCGAGGTCAGCGACGGCGTACCGATCCGCACCCCCGAGGGATCGAAGGGCTTGCGCGGGTCGAACGGCACCGTGTTGTAGTTCACGACGATGCCCGCGCGGTCCAGCGCCTTGGCGGCGACCTTGCCCGGGACCCCCCGCGAGGTCAGGTCCATCAGGATCAGGTGGTTGTCCGTACCGCCCGAGACGAGGTCGAAGCCCCGGGACAGCAGGGCCTCGGCCAGCGCCTTGGCGTTGGCGACGACCGCGTGGGCGTAGGAGACGAAGGACGGCTGCGCGGCCTCGTGCAGGGCCACCGCGATGCCGGCCGTCGTCTGGTTGTGCGGGCCGCCCTGGAGGCCCGGGAAGACCGCCTTGTCGATGGCCTTCGCGTGCTCCTCCCGGCACATCAGCATCGCGCCGCGCGGGCCCCGCAGCGTCTTGTGCGTGGTCGTGGAGATGACGTCCACGTGCCCGGCCGGGGAGGGGTGGGCCCCGCCCGCGATCAGGCCGGCGATGTGGGCGACGTCCGCGACCAGGACCGAGCCCGCCTCCTTCGCGATCGAGGCGAACGCCTCGAAGTCGATCGTGCGGGGCAGGGCCGTACCGCCGCAGAAGATGACCTTCGGGCGTTCCGCCAGGGCCAGCTCGCGGACGGCGTCGTAGTCGATCAGGCCGCTGTCCTGGCGGACGCCGTACTGCACGCCCCGGAACCAGGAGCCGGTCGCGGAGACCCCCCAGCCGTGCGTCAGGTGCCCGCCCATCGGCAGGGCCATGCCCATCACCGTGTCGCCGGGCTTCGCGAAGGCCAGGTAGACGGCCAGGTTCGCCGGGGAGCCAGAGTAGGGCTGGACGTTCGCGTGGTCCACCCCGAACAGGCCCTTGGCCCGTTCGATGGCCAGCGCCTCGACGCGGTCGATGTTCTGCTGGCCCTCGTAGTAGCGGCGGCCCGGGTAGCCCTCGCTGTACTTGTTCTGCAGGACGGTGCCGGAGGCCTCGAGCACGGCGGCGGAGACGTAGTTCTCGCTGGGGATCAGCCGCAGGGTCTCCGCCTGGAGGGTCTCCTCGGCGGAGACGAGCGAGGCGAGCTCGGGGTCGGTGGCGTACAGGGCGGGCTGGCGGTGCGCGGTCATCGCGGCTCCTCCGGGGTCGATGTCAGATCTCGTCCCCGCGAGGCCCAGGCGAGCGGCCCTGTGTGCGGTCGTACGCGCACGACTCCCCCGGAGTTGGTTCTCCGTACGCCAGTCGCCGTGCGTACCGCACACCTTAGCGGGCGCGGCACCGGGCAGGTTTCCGCGTCCAGGATCCGAGCGACGATACAAAGGACGTCACCCACGTCACCCGCGCCACCAGCCAGACGGACGATCGGAGACCCCGTGTCGAGAACTGCTGATGCCATTCGCTCCGCCGACGAACACAGCGCGCACAACTACCACCCCCTGCCGATCGTCGTCTCATCGGCGGACGGAGCGTGGATGACCGACGTGGAGGGGCGCCGGTACCTCGACATGCTCGCCGGGTACTCGGCGCTCAACTTCGGCCACGGCAACCGCCGTCTGCTCGACGCCGCCCGTGACCAGCTGGAACGGGTCACGCTCACCTCGCGCGCCTTCCACCACGACCGCTTCGCCGACTTCTGCGCCCAGCTCGCCGCGCTGTGCGGCAAGGAGATGGTGCTGCCCATGAACACGGGCGCGGAGGCCGTGGAGACGGCGGTGAAGACGGCCCGCAAGTGGGGGTACGAGGTCAAGGGCGTCCCGGACGGGCAGGCAAAGATCGTCGTCGCCGCGAACAACTTCCACGGCCGGACGACGACCATCGTGTCCTTCTCCACCGACCACGAGGCCCGCGACCACTACGGCCCCTACACCCCCGGCTTCGAGATCGTCCCGTACGGGGACCTGACCGCCCTCGACTCCGCCGTCACCGCCAACACCGTGGCCGTGCTGCTGGAGCCGATCCAGGGCGAGGCGGGGGTCCTCGTCCCGCCGGCCGGATACCTGGCCGGCGTACGGGAACTGACGCGCGAACGGAACGTCCTCTTCATGGCGGACGAGATCCAGTCGGGCCTGGGCCGTACCGGGAAGACCTTCGCGTGCGAGCACGAGGGGGTCGTGCCCGACGTGTACGTGCTGGGCAAGGCCCTCGGCGGCGGGGTCGTGCCCGTGTCCGCCGTGGTCGCCGACCGGGACGTGCTCGGGGTGTTCCGGCCGGGCGAGCACGGCTCCACCTTCGGCGGGAACCCGCTCGCCTGCGCCGTCGCCCTGGAGGTGATCGCGATGCTGCGCACCGGCGAGTACCAGCAGCGCGCCGCCGAACTCGGCGACCACCTGCACCGGGAGCTGAACCTGCTGGTCGGCGGGGGCGCGGTGACCGCCGTACGCGGACGCGGGCTGTGGGCGGGCGTGGACATCGCCCCGGGCCACGGGACGGGCCGGGAGATCTCCGAGAAGCTGATGGAGCTCGGGGTCCTGGTGAAGGACACCCACGGGACGACGATCCGCATCGCCCCGCCGCTGGTCATCAGCAAGGAGGACCTGGACTGGGGCCTGGACCAGCTGCGGTCCGTCCTCGCCGGCTGACGGCTCCCGACGGGGGGACGGGCCCTGCGGTGGACACCGGGAGGAGTCCGCCTGAGGATGGGAAGACCCCGTACGGGTGCCCGCCCGGGGTCTTTCCGGGCCCGTCCCTCCGATGGGAGCACCCCCCATGTACCGACGTACCCGACGCGCCGTGGTCTGCGGTGTCGTGGCGTCCTCCGTCGCCTTCGGCGGCGCGGTCGTCCTCGGGCCGGCCGCCGCTGCCGCGGCGGTGCCCGCCGCCAGTTGTACGGTCACCCCCGCCGCGGACGGTCTGTCCGTCGTCATCACCGGCGAGGGCTTCACACCCCCGCGCAGCCTCAACGACGGCGAGTCCACCGAGCCCCTGAACATCGACGCGAACGGCAACTTCCGGCTGAAGCGGTTCCAGAAGAACGTCGACTACACCGTTCTCGCGGTAAACGAGGACCAGGACTTCGTCTTCGTGAACTGCAAGGTCGCGGAGCCCAAGGCCCCGTCCCCCAGCCCGTCCACCGCCCCGTCCACCGGCCCCGCGCAGGACTTCCAGAAGGGCTTCAACGACGGGTACGTGGCCGGCCAGCGGGCGGCCGAGACCTGCCAGCCGACGAAGCCGGACACGAGCCAGCCCCGTTCCGACTCCTACCGGAAGGGATGGACGGCAGGCTTCAACACCGTCTTCAACGAGCTCTGCGAGGCCGGCTCTACAGGATGACGTGCGGCAGGAAGCGGGCGTACTCGTCCGTGACCGGCCCCGCCGACTCCCGGATGCCGAGTCCGGCCGCCTCCTCCTCGACGACCCACGCACCCAGCACCACGCGGTTGCCGTCGAAGTCGGGCAGCGGCGCCAGCGCCTGGAAGACGTACGTCTCCCCCTCCTCCGGGACGAAGGGCTCGCCGCCCTCGCCGGCCTCGTGCAGCGTGACCCCGGCGCCCTCGCGGCCCAGCAGGGGCTTGGCCACGTACCCGCAGGTGTCGGCCAGTTCGCGCGGGCCGTCGAGGTAGGCGGGCAGCAGGTTCGGGTGTTCCGGGAAGAGTTCCCACAGGATCGCCAGCAGCGCCTTGTTGGCGAGCAGCATCTTCCACAGCGGCTCGATCCACACGGTGCTGCCGGAGCCGCCGCCGTGGTCGTAGGTGCCGAGCACCTGCGGGCCGAACTCGTCGGTGGCC
The Streptomyces sp. NBC_00091 genome window above contains:
- the rocD gene encoding ornithine--oxo-acid transaminase, giving the protein MSRTADAIRSADEHSAHNYHPLPIVVSSADGAWMTDVEGRRYLDMLAGYSALNFGHGNRRLLDAARDQLERVTLTSRAFHHDRFADFCAQLAALCGKEMVLPMNTGAEAVETAVKTARKWGYEVKGVPDGQAKIVVAANNFHGRTTTIVSFSTDHEARDHYGPYTPGFEIVPYGDLTALDSAVTANTVAVLLEPIQGEAGVLVPPAGYLAGVRELTRERNVLFMADEIQSGLGRTGKTFACEHEGVVPDVYVLGKALGGGVVPVSAVVADRDVLGVFRPGEHGSTFGGNPLACAVALEVIAMLRTGEYQQRAAELGDHLHRELNLLVGGGAVTAVRGRGLWAGVDIAPGHGTGREISEKLMELGVLVKDTHGTTIRIAPPLVISKEDLDWGLDQLRSVLAG
- the glyA gene encoding serine hydroxymethyltransferase translates to MTAHRQPALYATDPELASLVSAEETLQAETLRLIPSENYVSAAVLEASGTVLQNKYSEGYPGRRYYEGQQNIDRVEALAIERAKGLFGVDHANVQPYSGSPANLAVYLAFAKPGDTVMGMALPMGGHLTHGWGVSATGSWFRGVQYGVRQDSGLIDYDAVRELALAERPKVIFCGGTALPRTIDFEAFASIAKEAGSVLVADVAHIAGLIAGGAHPSPAGHVDVISTTTHKTLRGPRGAMLMCREEHAKAIDKAVFPGLQGGPHNQTTAGIAVALHEAAQPSFVSYAHAVVANAKALAEALLSRGFDLVSGGTDNHLILMDLTSRGVPGKVAAKALDRAGIVVNYNTVPFDPRKPFDPSGVRIGTPSLTSRGLGVAHMPLVAEWISRAVDAAAKADEPALAAIRAEVASLMAAFPAPGLPLS
- the trpS gene encoding tryptophan--tRNA ligase, with protein sequence MASDRPRALSGIQPTSGSFHLGNYLGAIRQYVALQETHDAFYMVVDLHAITMPQDPKELRANTRLSAAQLLAAGLDPERCTLFIQSHVPEHAQLGWVMNCITGFGEASRMTQFKDKSAKQGANNATVGLFTYPILQVADILLYQANAVPVGEDQRQHIELTRDLAERFNQRFGQTFTLPAAHIVKEVAKIYDLQDPSIKMSKSASSPKGLINLLDEPKVTEKKIKSAVTDTEAEIRFDTANKPGVSNLLTIYSTLTGESIPALEARYEGKGYGALKTDLAGVMVDFVTPFKQRTQEYLDDPETLDSLLAKGAEKARAVAAETLAQAYDRLGFLPAKH